TACAGTATTCGGTTAGCCATAGCATTCCTAAGGTCGATTGTTTAAATATTCAAAATATAATTTCCTGTTTTATTTTATTAATATGCTTAATAGAAAAATAATGGTATAATATTGTGAACAAAATTATTTTTTGTCTCAATAAAAAAAGGAGGAGATTTTTATTTCTAATTATCCAAATTTTCATACTGTGGCTATAGATTTTATGAATGATTCTAATTTAGTACATGAGGACCATCTTCACCCTGAAGTTATTTTGTGGGCGAATTTTAGTGAAGAATCGAAAAAAGAATTTTTGGAGAAGATAAAAGAACTTGATGAAGAATTGGCTCAAGATATCAACGATTACCTAACACAGTTCAAAGTTGAAGAGGAAGTCGTTCCTGTTAACTTACCGTTAGATGTCGATACTGAAGAAGAATTTGACAATTTTTTGTACTTCTTGGGTGAATTGACAGAGATCATTGATTTAAAAGCGTATTCAGTGATTACTGAGGTATCGCTAGCCGATGAAGAGAGCGAGAATGCAGATTCTGAAGATCTATACAATTTCCCTGCAATATTCAGCGAGGAAAAGGAAGGTAGCTGCTATTTAACGGTGTTTGATTGGGATTTAAAGGAAATGGAAGAGTATTCTGGTAAGTTTGACAAAAACGAAAAAGAAATAGAAGGGTTGAGATTTCCTTTCTTTCAAAGCTAAACAATGACAAAACCCTCTGTTCCCAAAAAAGAGGGTTTTATACTTGTTAAAATTATAAAGACGTAGAGGGGGCATAATATTGATAAAAGCAATAAACTTAACCAAAAAATTCAAAGATTTCACTGCGGTTGATGAAATCAATTTAAACGTGAATGCAGGAGAAATTTATGGTTTTCTAGGTCCCAATGGTGCAGGGAAAACTACAACGATAAGGATGCTCACAGGTACACTAAAACCAACCTCTGGTCAGATTTTCATCATGGATAAAGATTACAATAATTACGAATTGGAAATAAAAAGAGAAATTGGGGTTGTGCCAGATGAACCAAAAATGTATGAGAATCTCAAAGGCAGTGAGTTCATAGAATTTATAATGAACGTATACAAATTAAATTCAAATGAAATTCACTCGCGATTCAACGAAATATGTGATGCGTTTGGGATAGATTACCTTAACGATTATATAGGGGATTATTCTCATGGTATGAAACAAAAATTAATGGTAGCCTCAGTTTTGATGAGAAAACCAAAGGTTATTTTTTTAGATGAGCCAACCGTAGGTTTGGATGCTCGAGCAGCGGGGATACTAAAAGAACTTTTGCAAAAATACAAAAGCGAAGGCTCTTCGATATTCTTTACGACCCATATTCTAGAAATAGCGGAAAAGATGTGTGACAGAATTGGAATCATAGATCACGGTAGAATCCTTGCTGAAGGTAATATGGAAGAGTTGAGGTCTCTCTCTAAACTCGGAAATAGGAGTTTGGAAGACATTTTCTTGGAATTAACTGGGGGTAGCCAAGTAAAAGAAATAATCGACGAACTTTAGAGGGGAGGTTATGAGGTTACAATGAACGAATTAAAATTATTGTTGAAATACTCCTATAAAAACAAATCTCGTCCGACAAAAAACAGAAAAGGTATAGAAAAAAGATCAGGGATGTTCTCTAATATTATTGGTTATCTGATAGTCCCAATAATTTTTTTAGCTATTATCATTCCAACAATGCTCGCTACCGCAGGTTCTTTTGATCTAAACATCCCGTTGAATCAAATAGGGTTGGATTCTAATTATACTTTTCTAGAACTAATGTTTGCACCCGCCTTTTTAATGGTAAGTGCGATATTTGTTTTGCAATTTTCCCCCTTAATTGTAACTACACTCTTTGATAACGATATGCTTGATACTTTTTTAACAATGCCGATTAAAAGATCAACACTCTTTTTCTCTTCTACTATAGATAGTTTAATTATGTCTGGAATAGGAAGTGGTGCTTTCTTATCAATCGGTGTCTCGTATATGATTTTGAAAAGTTCAAATGTTATTTTATCGATATTGGGGATTATAGGGTTTTTTCTTTTTTTGATCTCTATTTCCATTGTAATTGGATTAATGATGTCTTTTTTTGTTGGTAAAACATCTGCAAAAAGAATTGCGCAATTAACTTATTTCATAGGTATTATCTTTATGGTCTTAATACCTCAATTTCTCCCAATGATGACGACAAACGATCCAGAAAACCTCATTGAAGGAATGGGAAACTCCCTTAAAGCATTTATGAGCCCTTTTTGGCCACATGCTCAATTTATCAATGCGTTAAACGGAAATATCGTTTCTCTTATATTCATCTACGCTGTTTCGATATTGTTCTTTTACTTGGTATACAGGTACGCCAACAATCTTGATTTCTCAACGTCAAGAAAAAAGTCAAAGGTTAAAAAAATTGAAAAATTTAAAACCAAACGTTTGCCTCTTTTTGAAAAAGACAGAAAACTTCTTTTTAGAAATTCCCAATTGATTTTTATGATGATTTATCCACTGGTATTTCCATTCATATTCTTTTTCACAGGTATGCAAGATCTAACTTACTTAGCTTTGTTCTTTATGTTTATTGCAGCAGACTATTCGGCTATGATTTCTGCATATATGTTGACTGAAGAAATAAAAATCTGGCCAGTTCCAAAGTTATTTCCTTTCAAAATAAGAACAATGGTGAACTCAAAAATAATGATTTCTACAGGTCTTTATACAGTTGAGTTTATCGTCCTTACGATAGTTTTCTCACTTCTTCTAAAATTTAGTTTCTTTGATTTGGTACTAATAATTCCTACTGTCATATTATTGTACTATTCATCATTATTAGGAGCAAGAATCTTTCTCAGTGATCCTAAAAGAGACGTATCCCAAATGAACAAGGTGTTCAAAGGGAAAGAAGTGTTGATCATAGAATTGATAACAATGGGGTATGCTATGGCTATTTTTGGCTTACTATTTTTTTATGACTTAATGCTTGTCCAAGGTCCGTTGTGGATATTCAAAAATATTAGCATGCAGCTCACTTCTCTAATAATACTAGGAACTGTGGTAGTGCTATTGTTTGTAATATTATGGTCTATCGGGAAAGAGCAAAGAAAGATAAACCAGTACATAGAAGCAATGGAATAAAATCCAAGTTTTGAATCTGAAAAAAATAGTAATAAATTTTTTAATAATTTAATAAGCCCTCTATGTAAATTACAAGAGGGTTTTTCTTATTTTTAAGAATGTGCTATCATATATTTAAGAAAGATCTTCACTTTAGGGTGGACAGCGCCAGGAAAACTATTAAAATTTAAGAAATTTATAAATATAAATTAGGGGTGAGAATTATGATTGATTATCCGGAGTTTCACCGTTCAATGACTTTTTTGATGAGAGCTGAAGATATATTGATAGATGACGATCATGTTCCAGAAATTAGGTTTCCTATATTTAAATAGTTACTAAATCGATTTTTCTATAGGGTTAGTAAAACATCAAAAATGGGAGGTATATGATTTTGAAAATAAGTATAATAGGAACGGGAAGAGTTGGTTCAAGTACCGCTTTTGCTTTAATAAACGCAGCAGTTGCTGACGAGATCGTTCTTTACGACCTCAACAAAGAAATGGCTGAGGGTGAAGCATTGGATTTATTACATGCAACAACCTTTCACAAAAGAATGATTATAAGAGCAGGGGAGTATAGTGATATAGAAGGAAGCGATATCGTAATAATTACAGCAGGAGCTGCTCAAAAGCCTGGTGAAACGAGATTAGATTTGACCATAAAAAATGCTAAAATAATAAAAGGCATTTCAGAAAACATAAAAAAATATGCTCCAAATACGTTGGTAATAAATATTACGAACCCTGTTGATGTCATGAGCTATGTTGTATGGAAAGTAACAGGTTTTGATCATAATAGGGTAATTGGAACTGGCACAATATTGGACACCGGAAGATTAAGGGCTTTAATAGGAAAAAATTGCGGTGTATCTCCAATGAGTGTACACGCCTATATAATAGGGGAACATGGTGACTCGGAGTTGGCAGCGTGGAGTTCCGCAATGATTGGAGGCGTTCCGATTAAAGGTTTTTGCCGCAATTGCCCGTACAAGAACAGTTGTAATATCGATCTAAATAAGATTTTTGAAGATGTAAAAAATTCTGCCTACAATATAATAAACAAAAAAGGTGCAACTAATTATGGGATAGCTTCGGCAACAACTGCATTAGTAGAATCGATAATAAAGAATGAAGGTAGGGTGTATACACCTTCCGTGCTGCTGGACGATATCTACATAGGATATCCTGCGGTTATAAACAAAGATGGGGTGGAACGAACTATCGATATAACTTTGAATGAGGAAGAAACTGAAAAGTTTGAAAGTTCAAAAAGCATAATAAAAGAGTATCTTGAATCAATCAAAAACTTACTTTAAGGGAGATATCAACTATGAAAAAGGTTGTAAGCATATTTTTATTGTTTACAATGTTTTCTATGACACTCTATTCAATCGAATATGTAACCCTATCAGCAGAATTAAAAGAAAACTTAGGTGGAAGAGTAAATATTCCATTTTTTTACGGTACAAAAGATGCACCTAGTGCCTTTCTTTTAAATAGTTATTTAGCAAAAGATGTTGAAGATTTCTTAAGTCAATATCTCGATGAGCTTAATGGCCTTAGAAACAGTATAGACGAATCTGAGGAACCATACGTTGAAGTAGTTATAGAATCCGAAGTTGGATTTGTTTCGGACAGTTTTGTGAGCTTTTACTCTGACTATTTTTCTTTTGTTTATCATCAGGCTCATCCAATGACTGCAAGAAAAACGTACAATTATGATCTAACTCTCAGTAAATTCCTCAATCTATACGATTTTTTGGGTTTATATAGTGAAGACACAGGCAGATCTTTTAAAATAATCAAAGAAACCATCATCGAAGAAATAAATGCAGACCCTAAAATTTATTTTTATGAAAGTATAGACACAATAGAGCCTGATCGATATTATTATATTACAAATGAAGATCTGGTAATAATCTATCAACTTTACGAAATTGCACCATATTCATCTGGTATAAGAGAGTTCAAAATACCTCTTGTAGAATTGGGAATAGAACTTCAATAAGATATTTATAACTAGTTATTAAGAAAAAAGAAAACATAAGTCTCTTTTTAGATTATATTGAAACAGCGATTGGTGAGCCATGAAATTTTGCATGTATATTTTGGATGGAAAATAGCAAACCATTGGTATGCGAGGGGAAACAAGATATGACAAAAAAGAAAACAGTATTTCTTACAGGTGCTACAGGGGTAATGGGTTCTTGTGGGTTAAAAGAGTTGTTGAAAGAACCTGCAAAATATGATGTAGTTATCTTGGTAAGGCCTTTAGTAAAGGATAAGGAAATGCTTAAACAGTATGTAGTACTAGAAAATTTGAAGATTGTTTGGGGTGATTTGACAAATTACGAAGATGTAAAAGTATGTGTTCAAAGTTCAGACATAGTGTTGCATGTCGGAGCTTTGGTATCTCCCGAGGCTGACTATTACCCTAAACAAACAATGAAGGTTAACTATGGTTCGACGGTTAATATCATCCGTGCCATAAAAGAAAGTCCTAATAGAAATAAGATAAAGCTTGTATATATTGGAACCGTTGCTGAATATGGCGATAGAATGCCTCCTATCCACTGGATTCATAGCGGTGATCCCATAAAGCCGAGTATTCATGATTATTATGCTGTTTCAAAAGTGGCAGCGGAAAGAGCTGTGATCGAATCCGGGTTGAAGTATTGGGTTTCTTTGAGGCAAACGGGAATTTTCTCATCCCATATGATCGAAATTAAGGATGGTATCATATTTCATAATCCTTTAAACAATGTGCTGGAATATGTTAGTGATCATGACTCTGGTGTTCTTCTAAAAAATGTTTGTGAGGATTTACCAGACAATTTTTGGGGGCATATTTATAATATAAGTGGTGGTGAGTGTTGTAGACTCAGTACTTACCAGATGTTTAAAAAAATGTTCGAGATGATGGGTATAACTAAACTTGAGTATGTGATTGATGCTAATTGGTTTGCAATTCGGAATTTCCACGGAGGTTATTTTCTAGATTCTGATAAGTTGGAGGAATACCTGAATTTCAGGAGCCAAGGTTCCGAATACTTTTTTGATCTTTATCGAAGGGAAAACGTAAGAGCCATAAAAGTCGCAAAAATCATCACGAAATTTCCAGGTGGTCAGAAACTCATAGGTAGAATCATAAGAAAGAAGTTTGAGAAAATAGTGAGAACAGACCATGGGCCGTTGAATTGGGTGGAAAACAATAGACTCGAGTATATTGAGCCGTTTTTCATTTCAAAGGAGCATAGAGAGGCAATATCTCCAAGCATAAAAGACTTTAAACCTTATACAGATTATGATAGAGTGGTACACATAGACCATGGCTATGATGAAACAAAACCTGAAAGCAGTCTGGATATCACTGATATAAAAAAGGCAGCTCGGTTTCGAGGCGGTGAATGTTTGTCTCAGCATATGACTAAAGGAGACATGCAAACAAAGCTTTTATTTAAATGTGCTTTTGGTCATGTATTTGAGGCAAGCCCAAAGCTTGTCTTGGAAGGAGGACATTGGTGTCTTCAGTGTGAGCGAGAGAGTTGGAACTATCACGAACTCGCCAAAAGAAGTCACTTTTTTGCTCAAGTATGGTATCCTCTGCACAGCAAGGATGAACCAAGTAGAATGTATCCGAAGATGGTGAATGAACTAGGTTGTGAGTGATACTTAAAAATAATTTGGAAAAGTCGTCTGACTGACTATAAAACAGTAGATATTATTGTTAAAAAAGAAGCTTTTTTAGTGAGAACATATTATTGGTATTGAATGAAGTGCCTTTTGGGAATTATAAATATATGAGCTCAAAAATAATTATAAACACTTTAGAAATAAAAAGATTTTCAAAAATAAGATTCTGATTTTAAAAGGGTTACAGGGCGGAGCCCTCCACCACCCATCTGGTTGGGTTGCTGGGCGAAGGGGAGCTAAATCAGAATGTATGCAACTTAAAATGATGGAGGTATTTTAAAAATTTTTCGATTCTAGAAATATCGATTAAAGAAGGTTTCAGAGTTTCCAAAGATAGTAAAAATAATTAATGGAGGAGGTATAACGATATGGATTTAATAGAAGTAATCAAGCAAAGAAGAAGCATCAGAAAGTTCAAGCAAGATCCGATTGAAGAAGAAATATTGAAAGAGTTAGTAGATTGTGCAAGGTTAGCCCCTTGTGCTTCGAATAAACAACCTTTAGAGTTTATAATTGTAAAAGATAAAGAAACTTGCGACAAAGTCTTTGAAAGTTTAGGTTGGGCTGGCTACATAACCCCAAAAGGAACGCCTAAAGAAGGAGAAAAACCAACCGCATATATTATTATTTTAATCAACAAACAAAGAGCGACCAAGTGGATTGGTCACGATGTAGGAGCAGCGTTTGAAAATATTTTATTAGCTGCGTGGTCAAAAGGAATAGGCGGATGCCCCATTGTTTCTATAAACAGGGAAAATTTAAGAGAAATTCTAAAAGTACCACAAGACTATGAAATTAACACGGTAGTTGCTTTAGGTTATAAAGGGCATGAGTCTTTTGCAGAGGATAACGATGAGAGGGTTGAATATTACATAGATGAGAAAGGTAATTTCCATGTTCCAAAACGGCCTCTTGAAAAGGTTATTCATTTTGATAAATTTTGATTATAATTATTTGTGAGGAACACAGGAGGACAACAAATGGCTCAAAATAACCTTGATACCAAAACTTTAGAAAACTGGCTTTGGGAAGCGGCGTGTAAAATAAGAGGACCTATAGATGCTCCCAAATACAAGGATTATATCTTACCTTTGATATTTTTAAAAAGACTTTCTGACGTGTTCGAAGACGAATTGAACGAGTTGTCAGAAAAATTTGGTTCATTTGAAACAGCCGAAGATTTTATAAAAAGTGATCACCAATTAGTTCGTTTTTATTTGCCACCAGAAGCGAGATGGTCTGAAGTTGCTAAAAAAACTACAAATGTCGGAGAATATTTAACTGACGCCGTAAGAACAATTGCAAGATACAATCCCAAACTTCAAGGTGTAATAGATATTGTGGATTTCAATGCAACTGCAGGTGGTCAAAGAATCATAAGTGATGATGTGTTGGTAGCATTAATTGATGTTTTAGGAAGACATCGCCTTGGTCTGAAAGATGTTGATCCAGATATTTTAGGTCGCGCATACGAATATTTATTGAGAAAATTTGCCGAAGGTTCTGGGCAAAGTGCGGGTGAGTTTTACACTCCTGGTGAGGTAGCAATTTTGATGTCAAAGATCTTAGACCCAAAACCTGGAGACGAGGTCTATGATCCTTGTTGTGGATCTGGGGGCTTGTTGATTAAAACTCATCTGAGATTTAAAGAAAAATATGGAGATGATAGAACTAAATATTCACTTAAATTCTATGGGCAAGAAATCTTGCATTCAACGTATGCTATGGCAAAAATGAATATCTTTATACACGTCATGGAAGCACAAATTGCCCTTGGCGACACAATGAATAGACCGGCATTTTTAACCGATGAAGGATCACTCAAGAAATTCGATTTAGTAACTGCAAATCCCATGTGGAATCAAACATTTGCACAATCTGTTTATGAAAACGATCCTTACAATAGATTTGTTTTTGGATACCCTCCATCAAACAGCGCAGACTGGGGATGGATTCAGCATATGTTTGCTTCATTGAAAAATGATGGGAAGATGGCTTTAGTAATTGATACAGGTGCTGTATCAAGGGGTAGTGGAAATGTTGGAAAAAATAGAGAAAGAGATATAAGAAAAGAATTTGTTGAAAAAGATCTTGTAGAATCAGTTTTATTACTTCCGGAGAATTTATTCTATAACACTTCAGCACCAGGGGTTATCATAGTGATTAATAAGTCAAAACCAGCACAAAGGCAAGACCAGATACTTCTCATAAACGCATCAAAGCTCTATGAAAAAGGAAGACCTAAGAACTTCTTGCCTGATGAGAGTGTTGAAAGGATAGCAGAGATCTATCTCAATTGGAAGGAAGAAGAGGGAATAAGTAAAATAATCAGTAAAGAAGAAGCTGCGAAAAATGATTATAATTTAAGTCCATCCCGTTATGTTGCTCAAAATGGTGAAGACGAAACACTGCCTTTGGAGGATGCTGTTGTGCAGTTAAAAGAGGCAGAAGAAGAAAGAAAAGAAGCCGATGAAAAATTAGAGATTATTTTAAAAGAGATGGGACTATGGAACTAGATCTTAACCAGAAAGAAGAATACAAAGAGACAGAACTCGGCTTGCTACCAAAAGATTGGGAAGTTGTAAGGTTGGGGGATGTTGGAAATATAATAACTGGAAATACACCTTCTAAAAAAGTTAAAGAATATTGGGAGCACGGTGAGCTTGATTTTATTAAACCCCCAGACTTACAAAATAGAGTAATTTCAACATTTTCTGAAAAAATTTCAAATAAAGCAATTGACAAAGCAAGAACTGTTAAAGAAGGATCGATTCTAGTTTCTTGCATAGGTATTATTGGAAGAGTGGGGTTTGCATCCCACAGAGTTGCATTTAACCAACAAATAAATGCAATAGAACCAAATAATAATATATATCCATGGTTTTTATTCTATACATTACAAACGCAGCAAAGGCAGATAGAAAATTTAGCATCATATACAACAGTTCCAATTGTTAGTAAAGCAAAATTTATAGATGTTAAAATCCCCTTTCCACCACTCTCAGAACAAAAAAAGATTGCCTCTGTCCTCTCTGCAGTGCAAGAGGCAAAGGAGAAGACGGAGGATGTTATAAAAGCAACGAAAGATCTCAAAAAGTCCATGATGAAGTACCTGTTTACTTATGGGCCTGTAAGTTTGGAAGAAGCTGAAAAAGTACCGCTTAAAGAGACAGAGATTGGCTTGATTCCTGAAGAGTGGGATGTTGTGAGACTTGAGGATGTCGTTGAGATTCATGACAAAAAAAGAATTCCTTTAAATTCTACCGAGCGGAGCAAAATGAAAGGTAACTATCCATATTGCGGAGCTAATGGCATTATAGATTATGTTAATGATTATATATTTGATGGTGAATTTGTTCTATTAGCTGAAGATGGGGGTTTTTGGAGAAAATTTGAAAATAGTGCCTATTTAATGAAAGGAAAGTTTTGGGTTAATAATCATGCTCATATAATTAGGGCTATAGAAAGTAATTCAGTTAATAGATTTTTACTTTATTGGCTTATTTTTGATGATATTGAAAAATACACTTCTGGAACAACTAGAAAGAAATTAAATCAAAATGTTATGAAGAATATTTTAATTCCACTTCCACCTCTCCCCATCCAGCAAAAGATCGCTTCAATTCTCTCAGCGATCGATCAAAAGATCGAGGCGGAAGAAAACAAGAAAAAAGCCCTTGAAGATCTTTTTAAATCACTTTTGCATAATCTTATGACCGCAAAAATAAGGGTGAATAATTTGGAAAAGATTTTAGATGAATAAAAAGAATTTTTAGCTTACTTTTGTCAAAAGCAAAGAGAAAATATTATTAACTTTATTAAAGAAAAAAGTGAGAAAGTGGTGGTGTGACTATGGGCTTGGGAGATGAAAAATATTCTGCTCAGGATCCAATTATAAAATACGTACAAGAAGAATCTGCTGAATATGGATCATCAGATGGAAATAAGGTTTTTCTGAACCTTGGGTGGGAATACGTCAAACCTGATGAAGCCTTGAGGCTAAAAGGCGGAGAAAAAGGTTTGATATTCAAAGATGTATTTATAAAGCAACTTCAAAGACTCAATCCTGGGTTTATGGACCATCTTTCAGCAGAAGAAGTATTAAAAGATCTTGAAAGAATTCCTCCAAATATACAAGGTAATCTAATAGTTTGGGAATTTTTAAAAGGACTTAAACCCAAATTTGTGTCCAATGAAAAAAGAGAAAGAAACGTAACTTTTTTAGATACCTATGAAATAGATAGGAATATATTCCAAGTTACCGACGAATTTACATTTACAAATGGGAGCAAAACGATAAGGGCAGATGTGGTGTTTCTTATTAATGGAGTCCCGCTTATTCTCGTAGAGACGAAAGCACCTCATAGAATTGATCCGCTTAATGAAGCCTATAAGCAAGTAAAAAGGTATCATCAGCAAGCGCCAGAACTTTTGGCTATTTTACAAATCTTTGGTTTAATAGATGTGATTCGCTTTTATTATGGTGCAACTTGGAACCTTTCAGGAGGATCACTCTTCGAATGGAAAAACGAATTAGATCGCGGTTATGAAACTTTAATTAAAACTTTTTTTGATACAAAAAGAATAATAAAAATACTTACTGATTTTATTCTTTTTACAAAACAAGATGAAGAGCTTAAAAAAGTTGTTTTAAGGCATCATCAAATGAAAGCCGTTGATAAGATAATTGAAAGGGCTAAAGATCCTTCAAAACAACGTGGTTTGATCTGGCATACTCAAGGTTCTGGTAAAACTTACACTATGATTGTAACGGCGAAAAAAATAATAGAAGATCCCTTTTTTGAAAATCCGACAGTAATTATGCTTGTTGATAGAAACGAACTTGAATCACAGTTGTTCAGTAATCTGAAATCCGTTGGCATTGAAAATGTAGAAGTTGTAGAAAGTAAAAAACATCTAAAGCGTCTTCTTAAAACCGATAAAAGAGGTTTAATTGTTAGTATGATTCATAAGTTTGATAATATTTCTGCTGATTTGAATCTACGAGAAAATATTTTTGTTTTAGTAGATGAAGCTCATAGGAGTACAGGTGGGAAGCTTGGTACCTTTTTAGAAGGAGCTTTACCAAATGCAACGTATATAGGCTTTACTGGTACTCCCATAGATAAGACAAATTATGGAAAAGGTACGTTTGTTACATTTGGTAAAGATGATCCCCCTAAAGGATACCTTGATAAATACAGCATATCAGAATCGATTAAAGATGGCACCACCGTTCCCTTGTACTATACGTTTGCACCAAATAAAATGATGGTTGAAAAAGATGTTCTTGAGAAAGAATTTCTGGCACTTGCAGAGTCTCAAGGAGTTAGCGCTGTAGAAGAGCTTAACAAGGTTTTAGAAAAAGCGGTAAGACTTAAAAATATGCTAAAAAACTATGATAGAGTTCAGTTGATATCAAAATTTGTAGCAAAGCATTTTAAAGAGTATATCGAACCAATGGGTTTCAAAGCTTTTCTTGTTGCTGTTGATAGAGAAGCATGTGCATTATACAAGGAAGAATTAGATAAACACCTGCCTCCTGAATACTCTAAAGTTGTATATAGTCAGAGTCAAAACGATCCCCCACAAATGACGAAGTATTATTTATCTGAAATTGAAGAGAAAAAAGTTAGAGAGAACTTTAAAAAGCCAGGAGAGCTCCCAAAAATTTTAATCGTAACTGAGAAATTATTGACTGGGTTTGATGCACCGATTCTTTATTGTATGTATTTAGATAAACCGATGAGAGATCACGTTCTTTTACAGGCTATAGCCAGAATCAATAGACCGTACAAGAAGGATGAAAAAAATAAGAAGAACGGACTTGTTGTCGATTTTGTGGGTATTTTTAATAATTTAGAAAAGGCACTTGCTTTTGATTCTGAAGATATAGAAGGGGTAATCGAAGATATTGAACTTTTAAAAAGAGAGTTTGCTGAACAAATGAAG
Above is a genomic segment from Petrotoga olearia DSM 13574 containing:
- a CDS encoding type I restriction endonuclease subunit R, producing MGLGDEKYSAQDPIIKYVQEESAEYGSSDGNKVFLNLGWEYVKPDEALRLKGGEKGLIFKDVFIKQLQRLNPGFMDHLSAEEVLKDLERIPPNIQGNLIVWEFLKGLKPKFVSNEKRERNVTFLDTYEIDRNIFQVTDEFTFTNGSKTIRADVVFLINGVPLILVETKAPHRIDPLNEAYKQVKRYHQQAPELLAILQIFGLIDVIRFYYGATWNLSGGSLFEWKNELDRGYETLIKTFFDTKRIIKILTDFILFTKQDEELKKVVLRHHQMKAVDKIIERAKDPSKQRGLIWHTQGSGKTYTMIVTAKKIIEDPFFENPTVIMLVDRNELESQLFSNLKSVGIENVEVVESKKHLKRLLKTDKRGLIVSMIHKFDNISADLNLRENIFVLVDEAHRSTGGKLGTFLEGALPNATYIGFTGTPIDKTNYGKGTFVTFGKDDPPKGYLDKYSISESIKDGTTVPLYYTFAPNKMMVEKDVLEKEFLALAESQGVSAVEELNKVLEKAVRLKNMLKNYDRVQLISKFVAKHFKEYIEPMGFKAFLVAVDREACALYKEELDKHLPPEYSKVVYSQSQNDPPQMTKYYLSEIEEKKVRENFKKPGELPKILIVTEKLLTGFDAPILYCMYLDKPMRDHVLLQAIARINRPYKKDEKNKKNGLVVDFVGIFNNLEKALAFDSEDIEGVIEDIELLKREFAEQMKIGREKYLSIVAKKDRDKSVDAVLEYFRNEEKRNEFYTYYKKLSGLYEILSPDKFLNEYLQDYDTLTRMYKILKNAYEKGLSVDEEFTEKTKKLIQKYTKNSKIKDTLEVFVIDEYTLKKIEESNASDVEKVFNLYKSIEKTVEEESNEYPILITIGEKAENLITLYKSAQKNTEETLNGLKNLVQEVNDKKKAQKESGKSAAYFTLKELLKAESIDDAEDIAEEFEKKKETYPLWDKDEDQEREMRQEFYKLLGPKGLKGERIKQLFEKYLYILKGRDNND